GCGCGGCATTGAGCAGACGAAGCCTGAGAGCGTCAAATACGGAATCTCGGCGGAAGAAGCGCATCGGTTCGGACTGCCTTGCGGCGGGACCATTCAACTGGTGCTTGAACCGTTGTCGATGGCGAGCGGCATTGCTGAACTGTGCGATGCCGTTCTCGCCGGACGGCTGGTGACGCGCACGCTCGATATGGCCAATGGCGCGGTCAAGTTGGAGCCAGCGCAAGCAACAGATGGCGTTACGTTCGATGAAACCACGCTCTCGACTATTCACGGCCCGCGGTATCGGATGCTTGTAATTGGCGCCGGGCAGTTGTCGCGGTATTTATGCAGTATCGCGGTCGGGCTGGATTATCACGTGACGGTTTGCGATCCGCGCGAGGAGTACACGGACGAGTGGGATGTGCCGGGCACGAAGATTGTGCGGACCATGCCCGACGATACCGTGATGGACATGAAACTTGATGAGCGTTGCGCGGTGATTGCGCTGACGCACGATCCGAAGCTTGATGATCTGGCGTTGATGGAAGCGTTGAAGACGCCGGCGTTTTATGTTGGCGCGTTGGGATCGCGGAAGAACAACGCGGCGCGCAGGGAACGACTGAAGGAGTTCGATCTCTCCGATGCCGAGTTGTCGCGCCTGCATGGGCCGGTGGGGATTTATATCGGCAGCCGGACGCCGCCGGAGATTGCTGTGTCCATTCTCGCTGAAGTGACGGCGGCGAAAAACGGTGTTTCGCTGCCTACTATTCTGCAGGTTGAAGGCGCGAAGGCAGCGCGTGAGCTTGAAGGAACGGGGGAAGTTTGCGGAATTTAGTTTGATGTGAATGCCGCCGCGCTTTAAAGCATAGGCGCGGCGTACGTCATCTTCAGGTCACTTTTCCTTGCGTCGCATGGCCTGCAAATATTGCCCCGATACCTCCGACGCTCCGTAATGAACCACGGTCTGATCGATCAATCCCCAAATCGTTAGTCCCGCTTGACGCGCACGTGTGCAAAACGATACGTCTTCGCCCTGATAGAGACCGTCCTCTTCGATCGTTTCGAAGAACCCGTAGAACTTTCCGTTGGTGAGCATCGACTCGTATTGTTTCGGCGGCGCGTAGCATTCCGAAAAAGGTTTCGTCGCCTCGAACGCTTCTCGCTGCGCCAGAAAAACGCCGGTGCCAATATGCCGCGCTTGGACGAAACCATCAACGAATCTGACATCGCCGTTTGCATCGGGGATGGGCGCGATCGTGTATTCGGAGTGCTTTTCCAGCCATTCGCGCAGGGTCAAGCCGGTATCGGCGGCGGATATTGGACCGTTTAAATCAATACGTCTAAATGGATACGCCACGCCCGCTACGGCTTTGTTCGCGGCCAGAAGCTTAATGACGGCTTCGGCGGGGAACTTCATGTCGGTATCGAGGAAAAGCAAGTGTGTGAATTCAGGGCGGCTCAGGAAATAATTGGCGAAGAAGTTGCGCGCCCGAATGATGTGGGACGACGCTACATGCAACGTTTCGTAGCTTGATCCGGATTTCGTTAATGCGCGTGTCAGATCGAGCAGCGAGAAGGCAAAATTGATG
This window of the Caballeronia sp. SBC1 genome carries:
- a CDS encoding XdhC family protein; its protein translation is MDSVDLEVLRNSARWLERGHRVLLVTVVKTWGSSPRPEGAMLAVRDDGAVMGSVSGGCIEDDLIERVRQRGIEQTKPESVKYGISAEEAHRFGLPCGGTIQLVLEPLSMASGIAELCDAVLAGRLVTRTLDMANGAVKLEPAQATDGVTFDETTLSTIHGPRYRMLVIGAGQLSRYLCSIAVGLDYHVTVCDPREEYTDEWDVPGTKIVRTMPDDTVMDMKLDERCAVIALTHDPKLDDLALMEALKTPAFYVGALGSRKNNAARRERLKEFDLSDAELSRLHGPVGIYIGSRTPPEIAVSILAEVTAAKNGVSLPTILQVEGAKAARELEGTGEVCGI